Within Caulobacter segnis, the genomic segment AGGCCCTCAACAAGGGACCGGGCACCGGCGGCAACGACCGCTACGACCAGGACGACAAGTCGGCCCGCGTCCAGTTGCTGTGGAAGCCCAGCGACACGTTCTCGCTGCACGTGGGCGCGGACTATCTGCACCAGGGCGGAGCGGGCGGTGGCGACAAGAGCTACGGCGCCGCCTTGTCCAACAACGATCCCTGGACCTGCAACTGCGCCACCAACCTCTATCGCAACAACAAGTTCTTCGGCGCGCACGGCCAGGCCGACCTGGACCTGGGCTTCGGCACCCTGACCTACCTGACCGGCTACAACTTCTCGCGCCTGGACCGCAGCGGCGAGAACGCCAGCACCGGCGCGCCCAACTATTTCAAGGGCAAGGACACCACCTGGTCGCACGAACTGCGCCTAGGCGGCGACACCGGCAATCTGAAGTGGGTGGTCGGGCTGTATCGCTTCACGGAAGACAACAATGTCGACTTCCGCGTCTTCCTGGCGACGAACTCGTACCTGTCGTTCATCCAGCCCGAAGTCACCGCCAAGTCGATCGCCGCCTTCGGTCAGGGCACCTATGAAATCACCGACCGGTTCCGGGTCACCGGCGGCCTGCGCTACACCGAGGACCGCAAGGCCCGAGACGGCGGCACCTTCCTGACCAACTCGGCTGGCGCGATCACCTCGACGGTGATCAAGAACCTGGCCGACGCCAAGTGGAACGCCACCAACTGGAAGCTGGGCGCCGACTTCGACCTGACCAGCACGTCCATGCTCTACGCGAACGTCGCCACGGGCTACAAGGCCGGCGGCTACTACGACGGCATCGCCAACAACGTCTACGAGCCCGAGAAGATCACCTCGTACGAAGCCGGCGTTAAGAACCGCTTCTTCGATAACCGCCTGCAGTTCAACGCCACGGGCTTCCTGTACGACTATCGCGACTTCCAGGTCACGGCGGTCGGGACCATCGCCGGCCAGAACGCGTCCGTGACGCTGAACGCCGACAAGGCCCGCGTCTACGGCGTCGAGTTCGAGAGCAATCTGGTCGTCACCGAGCACGACCGTATCGACGCCACCCTGGGCTGGCTGCACGCCCGCTATACCGACTTCGTGCTGCCGCTGGGCGACGCCTTCGCCAACAACAGCGCCAATGCCGGCGGTACGGGCTGCTTTAAGGCCAACTTCAGCGCCGCCGCGCCCCGGTCGACCGACTTCTCGGGTTGCCGCATGGCCCGGACGCCAAGCTGGAGCCTCAATGTCGGCTACCAGCACACCTGGGAGATCGCCTCGGGGGCCAAGGTCGTGGGGCGTGTTCAAAGCCACTACGAGAGCGGCAAGAACCTCGAGTACCACGGCTTCGCCGAGAACCGGCAGGACGCCTTCACCAAGACCGACGTCAGCCTGACCTACACCAGCGCCGACGACCGGTGGTCCCTGCAAAGCTATGTCCGCAACCTCGAGAACGACGACGTGCGCACTGCCTCGTCGCCGAACTCGACGACTGGTCTGGCGACCAACGGCAACGGCGAGTTCTACGCTCCGCCGCGCACCTACGGTCTGCGCCTGGGGGTCAATTTCTAGCTTCCCGATGACCCTACGCCCTCGGCGCTCCTGCGCGCCGAGGGCGCCTTTCTCGTGTTCAGTGCTCCGGAGTCCGACGTGCGCATCCTTCAACGCCTCCTGATCTCGACGGCCGTGGCGGTCACGACCGGCTCCATGGCCCTGGCGGCCGAGCAGCCCGCTCTGGGCGTGCGAGGCGGCAAGATCGTCACCGTCGACGGCCTGCGGTTCCGCGATCTGGACCGCGACGGCAAGCTGTCGCCGTTCGAGGACTGGCGCCTGTCGCCCGACGTCCGCGCCGCCGATCTGGTCTCGCGCATGACGCTGGACGAGAAGGCCGGCGAGATGATGCATGGCACCCTCCCGGCCGTTGGCGGCATGGTCCCCGGGCGTGGCCAGGGCTACGACCTCGACAAGCTGAAGCCGATGATCCTGGAGCGGCGCGTCACCACCTTCATCACCCGTCTGGCCGGCGATCCGGCCTGGCTGGCCGAACAGAACAACGCCGTGCAGGCGCTGGCCGAGCAGGGCCGCCTTGGCGTGCCGGTCACCATCAGCACCGACCCGCGCCACCACTTCCAGTTCGTCGACGGCGCCAGCGTCGCGGCGGGCGGCTTCTCGCAATGGCCCGAGGCCACGGGCCTGGCGGCCATCGGCGATACGGCCCTGGTCAAGCGCTTCGGCGACATCGCCCGCCAGGAATACCGCGCGGTCGGCATCCATCAGGCCCTGTCGCCGATGGCCGATCTGGCCACCGAGCCGCGCTGGTCGCGGATCAGCGGCACGTTCGGCGAGGATCCGGCGCTGGTCGGCCGCATGGTCAAGGCCTACATCCAGGGCTTCCAGGGCGGCGAGACCAACCTGGCTCCGAACGGCGTCTCGGCCGTGGTCAAGCACTGGGTCGGCTACGGCGCCTCGGCCAAGGGCTTCGACGGCCACAACAGCTATGGCCGCTACGCCGTTTTCCCGGCCGGCCAGTTCGACCTGCACGTCAAGCCGTTCGACGAGGCCTTCGCGGCGGGCGTCGCTGGCGTCATGCCGACCTACGCCGTCCTCAAGGATCTCAGCATCGATGGCCAGTCGACCGAGCAGGTCGGCGCGGGCTTCTCCAAGCAGTTGCTGACCGACCAGCTGCGCGTGAAGCACGGCTTCAAGGGCATCGTGGTCTCGGACTGGGCGATCACCAACGACTGCGGCGAGACCTGTCTGAACGGCTTCCCGGCCGGGGTGAAGCCGACCTTCGCGGGTCTCTCCACCGCCTGGGGCGTCGAGAGCCTGACCAAGGTCGACCGCTACGCCAAGGGCGTGAACGCGGGCCTCGATCAGTTCGGCGGCGTCGAGGACACGGCCGAGCTGGTGGCGGCGGTCAAGGCGGGCAAGATCGCGCCGGCCCGCATCGACGACGCCGCCCGTCGCATCCTGGCGATCAAGTTCGAGCAGGGCCTGTTCGAGAACCCCTATGTCGACGCCAAGGCCGCCTCGGCCGTGGTCGGATCCAAGGCCTTCGTGGCCGAGGGGCGAGCCGCGCAGAGCGCAGCCCTGACCCTGCTGGAGAACAAGAACGGCCTGCTGCCGCTGAAAGGCGCGGGCCGCAAGGTCTGGCTGAAGGGCGTCTCGCCCGACATCGCCCGCGCCCATGGTCTGGTTCCGGTCCAGGACCTGGCCGAGGCCGAGCTGGCGATCGTCCGCACCGCCACGCCCTACCAGACCCTGCACCCGAACTACGTGTTCGGCAGCTTCCAGCATGAGGGCGACCTGTCGTTCAAGGACGGCGCGGCCGACTACGAGGCGATCAAGACCGCCTCCGCCAAGGTCCCGACCATCGTCGCGGTCTATCTGGATCGCCCGGCCATCCTGACCAATGTCCGTGACAAGGCCTCGGCCCTGATCGGCGACTTCGGGGCTGGCGACGACGCCTTTCTCGACGCCCTGACCGGCGCCGCCCCGCCGCGCGGCAAGCTGCCGTTCGAGCTGCCGTCGTCCATGGCCGCCGTCGAGGCCCAGGCCGAGGACGCGCCGCACGACAGCAAGGACCCGCTGTACCCGATCCACTTCGGCCTGACCTAC encodes:
- a CDS encoding TonB-dependent receptor, with product MRSLLLASAAFAVVSFHAPIVMAQEAGVVKLDEVVVTAQRRSENLQKTPLTVSAVTGDKLESQGIKTVVDLSAQVPALQISSSGSGAAVVFLRGIGSTNTTEVGDPAVAYHIDGIYIARSTSVGALFYDVDRVEVLRGPQGTLYGRNATAGAINVITKQPKFDYEGNGAVDIGNYGAITTSGMVNVPVSDTIAVRAAFQTSRHDGYVKALNKGPGTGGNDRYDQDDKSARVQLLWKPSDTFSLHVGADYLHQGGAGGGDKSYGAALSNNDPWTCNCATNLYRNNKFFGAHGQADLDLGFGTLTYLTGYNFSRLDRSGENASTGAPNYFKGKDTTWSHELRLGGDTGNLKWVVGLYRFTEDNNVDFRVFLATNSYLSFIQPEVTAKSIAAFGQGTYEITDRFRVTGGLRYTEDRKARDGGTFLTNSAGAITSTVIKNLADAKWNATNWKLGADFDLTSTSMLYANVATGYKAGGYYDGIANNVYEPEKITSYEAGVKNRFFDNRLQFNATGFLYDYRDFQVTAVGTIAGQNASVTLNADKARVYGVEFESNLVVTEHDRIDATLGWLHARYTDFVLPLGDAFANNSANAGGTGCFKANFSAAAPRSTDFSGCRMARTPSWSLNVGYQHTWEIASGAKVVGRVQSHYESGKNLEYHGFAENRQDAFTKTDVSLTYTSADDRWSLQSYVRNLENDDVRTASSPNSTTGLATNGNGEFYAPPRTYGLRLGVNF
- a CDS encoding glycoside hydrolase family 3 protein, giving the protein MRILQRLLISTAVAVTTGSMALAAEQPALGVRGGKIVTVDGLRFRDLDRDGKLSPFEDWRLSPDVRAADLVSRMTLDEKAGEMMHGTLPAVGGMVPGRGQGYDLDKLKPMILERRVTTFITRLAGDPAWLAEQNNAVQALAEQGRLGVPVTISTDPRHHFQFVDGASVAAGGFSQWPEATGLAAIGDTALVKRFGDIARQEYRAVGIHQALSPMADLATEPRWSRISGTFGEDPALVGRMVKAYIQGFQGGETNLAPNGVSAVVKHWVGYGASAKGFDGHNSYGRYAVFPAGQFDLHVKPFDEAFAAGVAGVMPTYAVLKDLSIDGQSTEQVGAGFSKQLLTDQLRVKHGFKGIVVSDWAITNDCGETCLNGFPAGVKPTFAGLSTAWGVESLTKVDRYAKGVNAGLDQFGGVEDTAELVAAVKAGKIAPARIDDAARRILAIKFEQGLFENPYVDAKAASAVVGSKAFVAEGRAAQSAALTLLENKNGLLPLKGAGRKVWLKGVSPDIARAHGLVPVQDLAEAELAIVRTATPYQTLHPNYVFGSFQHEGDLSFKDGAADYEAIKTASAKVPTIVAVYLDRPAILTNVRDKASALIGDFGAGDDAFLDALTGAAPPRGKLPFELPSSMAAVEAQAEDAPHDSKDPLYPIHFGLTY